CCGCCTCGCCGTCCGGCAGCTCGGCCCGGAACCGCACGCCGCGCGGGATCAGCGCGACGTGGCCGGGGGCGGCGCGCAGCGGGCCGAACTCGGTGCGCAGCAGCAGCGCGCCGTGCCGGGGGACGATCAGCAGCTCGCCGTCGGAGTCACCGAACACCCGATCGGTCATGGGGGAGTTGGCGTGGTAGAGGTGGATGGCCATGCCGGTGCGCCGGCGCGCGTCCCCGTTGCCGCCCACGGTCCACAGGCCGGCCACGAAGTCGGTGCCGGGCGGGGGCGCGGGCAGCGGGCCCCAGCGCATCCGGTTGGGGTCGGGCTCGGTCTCCGTGAACGGCGCCGAGCGCACCGCCCCGTCGGGGACGCGGCGGAAGGGCGGGTGGACGGCCGAGGGCCTGATCCGGTACAGCCAGGATCGGCGGTTGCGGGCGCGCGGCTCGGTGAACGCGGTGCCGCTGAGCTGCTCGGCGTACAGGCCGAGGGGGGCGCGCTGCGGGGAGTTCCGCCCCTGGGGGAGCGCCCCGGGCAGGGCCTCGCTGCTGTGCTCGTTGCCGAAGCCCGGTGAGTAGACCGGTGCGTAAACCGGTGCGTCGTCCGTCTCGTCCGCGCCCATCGTGCACTCCCGCCGCCGAACCATTCATTTGTTCGACCATAGGAATGTGCCGGAGTGAAGTCAACGACCGTGGGCCGTCCGGGCCGTCCGCGCCAGCAGCTCCGCCACCCGCTTGCGGTTCCGGTAGGGCTGAAGCGCCTGGCGCATGTCGCGTAGCGCGCGCTCCGCGTCGCCCGAACGCAACCGCTCCCGCGCCGTGAGAAACGCCTCCCACGCCGCGCACGCCTCGTCCAGGTGCCCGGTCCGCAGCAGGAGCTGGCCGAGCCTCGCCTGCGTCAGGGCGCGGCCCCGCACGTCCGAGGGAGCCCGTTCGCCCGCCGCCCGCCGCAGGGCGGCCAGCGCGCCCGGCAGATCGCCCAGCGCCTCCAGCACGGCCGAGGTCTGGAAGTGCAGCGCGGCCGGCGGGTAGCTGTCGAACGGCGCCGCCGCGCTCGTCGCGCGCTCCACCGCCCGCTCGGCGCGCGCCGTGGCGGCCAGCGCGCCCCGCCGGTCGCCGGTCATCCCGAGCACGACGGCGAGCTGGGCCTGGACGTACGCCTGGTGGGCGGACGGCGCGCCGCGCGCGGCCCGGTGGGCGGCCTCCGCGAGCTGGAGCGCCGACGGCAGGTGGCCCAGGCGCTGGGCCTGCGCGCTCATCGCCCGCACCACCACGCTCCACGAGGTGCGGTCGCCCGACTCCCCGGCCAGCCGGTGCGCGTAGGTGTAATACCGCTGGGCGACGCCGTGCAGCAGCCCGTCCTCGTACATCCGGGCCAGCAGGAACGCCAGCCGCGACGCCACGACCAGCAGCTCGCCGCGCGCCCGCCCCGCCGGGGCGGCGATCAGCAGCGGGGCCACGTCGTCGGCCAGGTACGCGGACAGCGCGCTGCGCGCGTGCCGCCCGCCGTGCGCGTCGATGGAGGTCGCGAAGAACGTCACCGCGTCGTGCAGGGCCGTGGTGCTCTCCGTGCGCCCACCCAGCGGCCGGCCGGGCGCGGGCGCCTCCGGCGCGCTCGGCACCACGGCGTCGGCCACCCGGTACGGGCGCTGGTGCAGGGGCAGTCGGCGGGCCGTGTCCGTGTCGGCGCGGCACAGCGCGGTGAAACCCGCGACGGGGTCGACGGGCGGAGCATCCCGCGCGGAGGAGGGGAATCCGGCCGCCTCGGGTGGGACGGATCTGCCGATCCGCCGGGACAGCGCCTCGGCGGCGAGCTGCGGCACGGGGTGCCTGGGCTGCGTCCCGGCCAGCCAGTGCGCGACAGCGGTGCGGTCATACCGCAGGGCGGCGCCGATCTCCGTGCCCAGCGCGTTGACCGCCCGGGCCAGGGCCTCCTGGGTCCAGCCGGCTTCGGAGAGCAGGGCCCGCAGCTGATAATTCGGGCCGCGCCGGTTCGTCATGATCCTGTGTTCTCACGCCACCGGGCCGGGGCGACAGGGCGCATGGAGGCACGGAGCGCCCCGTACATGTCTCGCGATCACACTATCGGGTTGTTTTTCCGTCAATCGGTCACCTTCAAGTGGCGTGCGAAGGATGACCGATTGACGGTGATCACATGAACGACCCCTGGATCTACGCCACCGCCGCGCGTCCGCCCCGACGTGCGGGATCAGAAGTAGTAGCGGGTGACGCTCTCCGCCACGCAGACGGGCTTCGACCCGCCCTCGCGCTCCACGGTCACCGCCAGCGCGACCTGCACCCCCTCGCCCACGTCCGTGACCTCGGCGATCGCGGCGCTCGCCCGCACCCGTGAGCCGACCGGGACGGGAGCGGGGAAACGAACCTTGTTGACCCCGTAGTTCAGGGCCATCCGCACGCCCTCGACCCGCACCACCTGCGGCACGAAGACCGGCAGCAGAGCCAGCGTCAGATAGCCGTGCGCGATGGTCGTGCCGAACGGACCGGCCGCCGCCCGCTCGGGGTCGACGTGGATCCACTGGTGATCACCGGTCGCCTCCGCGAAGAGGTCGACCTTCTTCTGATCGATCTCCAGCCAGTCGCTGGTCCCCAACCGCTCGCCGACCGCTGCCCGCAGCTCCTCCGGCGACGTGAAAATCCTCGGTTCCGCCATGCCTTCAGCATACTGGTCAGTAGCCTCGCGGCGTCAGTCCGGAACGGCGAGCACCACCATCCCGACCAGCGCGGCGGCCACCACCACTCCGGCCGCCCCCAGCACCGTGCCGCCCGTGGGCGCCCCCGGCGGCCGGCCGGTGGTGAGCGCCTGGATGCGCCGGTGGGCCAGCGCCAGAAAGCTCACCCACAGCAGCGCGGCCAGCGCCACCCCCACACTGCCCACCGCCCGCCCGCCGTCCGAGGTCACCAGCCCCCGCGCCGCCAGCACCACCACGAGGGCGAACGACAGGGTCGTACGCCGCCACGCGAGCCGCGTGCGCTCCGGCTGGACGCCGGGATCACGAGGATCGCTCACGCCCGCGCGCCGCTCGTGGTGCGGTCTGGTTCGCTTCTCCGGCCATCGGGCGGTGGTGGGGGGTTGTGTGCTGTCTGCGGGCCGGTGGCCCGGTGGCCGTCGCTCGTGGTGGTGTGTGGTTCGCTTCTCCGGCCATCGGGCGGTGGTGGGGGGTTGTGTGCCGTCTGCGGGCCGGTGGCCCGGTGGCCGTCGCTCACGAACCCGCCCAGCCCAGCAGCACCGCGCCGATCACCAGCAGGGCGGTGATCACCGTGCCCACCGCCAGCAGCGCCGGGAAGCGGCTCACCGGCAGGTCCTCGCCGCGCCGCATCGCGCGCTCGGAGCGCACCCAGTGGTTCACGGCCCGGACCGCGCACAGCGCGCCGCCCGCCAGCAGCAGCACCGAGACCGTGGTGCGCAGCGCCCAGCGCAGCTCCGTCAGGAACTGGTCCACCCCGATCCCGCCCGCCAGCAGCGCCAGCGCGGTGCGCAACCAGGCCAGGAACGTCCGTTCGTTGGCGAGACTGAAGCGGTAGTCCGGCGTCGCTCCCTCGGCCCGCAGGCGCCGCGGGGAGAACCACAGCCGCACCGTCGCCAGCACCTGTCTGATCATGCTACGAGCGTAGGCGCCGCCGTCCCGCGTTCGACGGCGGTGGTGGGAGCCCTCCACGCCCCCGCGCCCGCCGTTCGCGAGCACGCCCGCGTCGCCGGGTATATGTTCATCAGCGACGCACGGGACGAGGAACACCAGGTGGCATGACGCCGATGACACACGAAGCGTCGATCGACCTCAACGCCGATCTCGGCGAGGGCTTCGGCCGCTGGCGGCTGACCGACGACGAGGCGCTGCTGTCCGTCGTCACCAGCGCCAACGTGGCCTGCGGCTACCACGCCGGTGACGCGCCCACCATGCGGCGGGTGTGCGAGCTGGCGGCCGAGCGGGGCGTGAGCATCGGCGCCCAGGTCTCCTACCGCGACCTCGCCGGGTTCGGCCGCCGCTCGATGGACGTCCCGCCCGACGAGCTGGCCGCCGAGGTCGCGTACCAGATCGGCGCCCTGGAGATCTTCGCCCGCGCGGCGGGTTCCCGGGTGGCCTACGTCAAACCGCACGGCGCGCTCTACAACCGGACCGTGCGCGACGAGGCGCAGGCCGCCGCCGTGGCCGAGGGCGTGGCCCTCGCCGGACAGCGCCTGCCGGTCCTCGGCCTGCCGGGCTCCCGCCTGCACGAGGCCGCCGCACGGGCCGGCCTGCCGGTGGTGGCCGAGGCGTTCGCCGACCGGGCCTACACCGACGCCGGCACCCTGGTGCCGCGCGGCCGGGACGGCGCGGTCGTCACCGACCCCGACACCGTGGTGGAACGCTCGGTCGGCATCGCCCGGGACGGCGTGGTCACCTCGGAGAACGGCACGCGCGTCCACGTCGCGGCACGCTCGCTGTGCCTGCATGGGGACACCGCCGGGGCCCAGGACCTCGCCCGGCGGGTCCGCGCGGCCCTGGAGAAGGCCGGGATCGGGCTGGAGCGGTTCGCGTGAGACTGATGCCCGTGGGGGAGCGCGCGCTCCTCGTGGAGCTGTCGACCGGCGAGGAAGCCCAGGCCCTCCACGCCGAGCTGCTGCGGCGCCGGGCGGCCGGTGACCTCCCGCCGGTCGGGGAGATCGTGCCCGCCGCGCGCACCGTGCTGCTCGACGGGGTGGCCGACCCCGGCGGCCTGGCCCGGCGCCTGACGACCTGGGAGATCCCGCCGCTGGCCGCCCAGGCCACCGAGACGGTCGAGATCCCGGTGCGCTACGACGGCCCCGACCTCGCCGACGTGGCCGCGCTGTGGGGCGTGCCGGAGAGGGAGGTCGCGCGCGTGCACTCCGGGGCCGGGTTCCGCGTCGCCTTCTGCGGGTTCGCCCCCGGCTTCGGGTATCTGACGGGGCTGGACGAACGGTACGCCGTGCCGCGCCGCGACACCCCCAGGACCCGGGTGCCGGCCGGCTCGGTCGCCCTGGCCGGCCCGTACACGGGCGTCTACCCGCGCACCTCGCCCGGCGGCTGGCAGCTCATCGGCACCACGGACGCGGTGTTGTGGGATCCGGCCCGCGAGCCGGCGGCGCTGCTGACGCCGGGCACCCGCGTCCGGTTCGTCGCGCGGGCACCGGAGCGGCCATCGGAGCGGACGTCGGAGCGGACGTCGTGAACGACCGCGCGTTCGCCGTGGTCCGGGCGGGCGCCCTGACCACCGTCCAGGATCTCGGCCGCGCCGGTCTCGCCCACCTCGGGGTGCCGCGCTCCGGGGCCCTGGACCTGCCCGCGCACCTGCTGGCCAACCGCCTCGTCGGCAACCCGCCGGACGCCGCCACCCTGGAGACCACGCTCACCGGCTGCGCCGTGCGGCCGTGCCGCGCCGTGACCGCCGCCGTGACCGGCGCACCGTGCGCGGTGACCGTCGACGGGCGGCCCGTGCCGTGGGGCGCGGCCGTGCGGGTGCCCGCCGGGGCCGTGCTCGTGGCCGGGCCGGCCACCGGGGGAGTGCGCGGCTACCTCGCCCTCGCGGGCGGCGTGGCCGTCGCGCCGGTGCTCGGCAGCCGCGCCACCGACCTGCTCTCCGGGCTCGGCCCGCCGCCGCTGGCCGACGGCGTGATGATGCCGCTGGGCGAACCAACCGGGCCGCCGCCCCCGCTCGACGCGGCGCCGCAGCCCGCGCCGCCGCGCGAGCTGGTCCTGCGGGTGCGGCTCGGACCGCGCGACGACTGGCTCACCGAGGCCGCCCCGCGCACCCTGGCCACCGGCCGGTACCGGGTGTCGACCGCGAGCAACCGGATCGGCCTGCGCACGGAGGGCCCGCCGCTGGCGCGCGCCCGGGAGGGGGAGCTGCCCAGCGAGGGCATGGTGCTCGGTGCCGTGCAGGTGCCGCCGGACGGCAGCCCGGTCGTCTTCCTCGCCGACCACCCGACCACCGGCGGCTACCCGGTCGTCGGCGTGGTGCCGGCGCCCGATCTCGCCGCCGCCGCCCAGGCCGTGCCGGGCACCCCACTGCGTTTCGTCCCGCTGCGCGGCGCGCGGCTCACGGCGGCGGCCGGCGCCTGACGGCGGCTGGTTCGCCGGTCGGCGGGCGGGCCGTCGTTCACCTCTCGCCGGGAGGCGGCAGCAGGGTGCCCAGCGGGCCGAGGTCAAGGTTCAGGTCCTCGGGGGTCAGGTCGTAGCGTGCGCACAGCTCCTCCATGCGCTTCGCCAGCAGCATCAGGGTCAGGCCGATCCGCTCCTCCTGGTCCTCCGTCAGATCGCCATGGTCGACCCGGCGCAGCGCCTGGCGTTCCATGAGCTGGCGCAGCAGCTCGATCACGGTCAGGACCAGCCGCATCAGGTCGCGTTCGACCGTGTCGCGGTCCAGCTCGATGCGTCCGCCCGTGCCGCCCGTGCCGCCCGTGCCGCCCGTCATTCGATCTCCCCGGCCACGGAGGTGATCAGCGCCCGCAGGTCCACGCGGACCAGATCGACGTCCGCGATGCTCAGCGTCAGATTCCCGACCAGCACCACGCCGCCCGCCAGCAGCCGGTCCAGCAGGTCGACCAGCGCGATCCGGCGGGCGGCGGGCGCGTGAGCGGGCGTCGCCATCGGGTCGTTCACCGCGACACCGCTTCCTCGTCCGCCGTGAAGGAGTACGGCGCCCACGGGCCGGTCAGGCTCAGCCGGAGTCCGGTCAGCCGGCCGGCCAGCTCGCCGGCCAGCGCGCAGAACGCCTGGCCGTCCTCGCGGCGGACCAGGTAGGCGCCGTTGAGCAGGTTCTGCCCCGGCTCGCCCGAGAGGCGGGCATCCTGCGGCGGGTGCAGGCGAGCGCCTTCCGCCGCCCTTACCAGCGCGTCGTGCACCGAGCGGACCGCGTCCTCGGCCTCGCGCCGGGTGCCGCCCTCGGCCTGCCGCTGCCTGCCGCGCTGCCGAAGGTAGTCGCGGCCGGAGGCCGGTTTGGCCGCCGGGGCCCGCGCGGAGCCGGGCGCGGGTGGGTCGGCGTACACCTTGACGCCCCACTCGGCGCGGCCGTCGAGGCGGTCGAGCGCGGCGGTGAACCGCGCGTGGTTCACCGTCAGCAGCCGCCGTATCCCGGCCTCGTCCCGGCAGACGGTGGCCAGCCGCAGCGGCAGGACACCGCCGCCCGCCAACAGGCCGTCCACCACCCGCTGATG
Above is a window of Streptomyces sp. NBC_01803 DNA encoding:
- a CDS encoding MaoC family dehydratase; amino-acid sequence: MAEPRIFTSPEELRAAVGERLGTSDWLEIDQKKVDLFAEATGDHQWIHVDPERAAAGPFGTTIAHGYLTLALLPVFVPQVVRVEGVRMALNYGVNKVRFPAPVPVGSRVRASAAIAEVTDVGEGVQVALAVTVEREGGSKPVCVAESVTRYYF
- a CDS encoding DUF202 domain-containing protein codes for the protein MSDPRDPGVQPERTRLAWRRTTLSFALVVVLAARGLVTSDGGRAVGSVGVALAALLWVSFLALAHRRIQALTTGRPPGAPTGGTVLGAAGVVVAAALVGMVVLAVPD
- a CDS encoding YidH family protein; protein product: MIRQVLATVRLWFSPRRLRAEGATPDYRFSLANERTFLAWLRTALALLAGGIGVDQFLTELRWALRTTVSVLLLAGGALCAVRAVNHWVRSERAMRRGEDLPVSRFPALLAVGTVITALLVIGAVLLGWAGS
- a CDS encoding LamB/YcsF family protein gives rise to the protein MTHEASIDLNADLGEGFGRWRLTDDEALLSVVTSANVACGYHAGDAPTMRRVCELAAERGVSIGAQVSYRDLAGFGRRSMDVPPDELAAEVAYQIGALEIFARAAGSRVAYVKPHGALYNRTVRDEAQAAAVAEGVALAGQRLPVLGLPGSRLHEAAARAGLPVVAEAFADRAYTDAGTLVPRGRDGAVVTDPDTVVERSVGIARDGVVTSENGTRVHVAARSLCLHGDTAGAQDLARRVRAALEKAGIGLERFA
- a CDS encoding 5-oxoprolinase subunit B family protein, with amino-acid sequence MRLMPVGERALLVELSTGEEAQALHAELLRRRAAGDLPPVGEIVPAARTVLLDGVADPGGLARRLTTWEIPPLAAQATETVEIPVRYDGPDLADVAALWGVPEREVARVHSGAGFRVAFCGFAPGFGYLTGLDERYAVPRRDTPRTRVPAGSVALAGPYTGVYPRTSPGGWQLIGTTDAVLWDPAREPAALLTPGTRVRFVARAPERPSERTSERTS
- a CDS encoding biotin-dependent carboxyltransferase family protein, producing the protein MNDRAFAVVRAGALTTVQDLGRAGLAHLGVPRSGALDLPAHLLANRLVGNPPDAATLETTLTGCAVRPCRAVTAAVTGAPCAVTVDGRPVPWGAAVRVPAGAVLVAGPATGGVRGYLALAGGVAVAPVLGSRATDLLSGLGPPPLADGVMMPLGEPTGPPPPLDAAPQPAPPRELVLRVRLGPRDDWLTEAAPRTLATGRYRVSTASNRIGLRTEGPPLARAREGELPSEGMVLGAVQVPPDGSPVVFLADHPTTGGYPVVGVVPAPDLAAAAQAVPGTPLRFVPLRGARLTAAAGA
- a CDS encoding gas vesicle protein K, with translation MTGGTGGTGGTGGRIELDRDTVERDLMRLVLTVIELLRQLMERQALRRVDHGDLTEDQEERIGLTLMLLAKRMEELCARYDLTPEDLNLDLGPLGTLLPPPGER
- a CDS encoding gas vesicle protein, whose product is MATPAHAPAARRIALVDLLDRLLAGGVVLVGNLTLSIADVDLVRVDLRALITSVAGEIE
- a CDS encoding GvpL/GvpF family gas vesicle protein, with product MSEDGCLWYVYAVTRGGAGDELPAGLRGVDDGPPAAVPDDGLAAVVSRVPARDFAEEPLRARLTDLAWLERTARGHQRVVDGLLAGGGVLPLRLATVCRDEAGIRRLLTVNHARFTAALDRLDGRAEWGVKVYADPPAPGSARAPAAKPASGRDYLRQRGRQRQAEGGTRREAEDAVRSVHDALVRAAEGARLHPPQDARLSGEPGQNLLNGAYLVRREDGQAFCALAGELAGRLTGLRLSLTGPWAPYSFTADEEAVSR